The region CTGCGGCATCTTCGTAATCATGGCTGTGAACTGATTAGAGAAGGTGGAAGACATTGATTTAAGCATTCCATTACCGAAAGATTCAAAAACTTGAGATCTGGTTGATTAGTTTTTTTGAGAGGCGATCGCGGATTATGGAATGAATAAGCGATCGCGTTGTACTTTTGGGTGGATGATTTCAAAAACAAAAGAGACCGCACATTGTGCGGTCTCTTTTGTTTTTGATTATGATTTAACGGAAGCGCGATCGCCAAATTCTTTGGTAATCACCATCGTTCAAACCACCTGAAGTATTCAAGTTATTTGCTTGAATGGATTGATTTAGTGCAGAAATGCGATCTTCGGTTGCAGGGTGAGTACTTAAAAAGGATGGAGCGCCACCACCGCGTGAGCTAGTTAGTTTTTGCATAAAAGCTGGCATCGCTCTAGCTGCAAACCCCGACTTAGTGATATTTAACAAGCCTCGACGATCGGCATCAAACTCGGCTTCCCGACTATTGGGTAACCTCAACGCCAAGTCAACCCCAATTCCAACTAAGCGATCATCAGCAACACCAGCAATTGTGGCAATGCCTTGGGCGATCGCCATTTGTTTCATTTGCTCTAATGAATGCCGACCTGAGATATGCCCCATTTCGTGACCAATTACGCTAGCAAGTTGAGCTACATTGTCAGCAGCTGCGATCGTGCCAGTATTGATGTAGACGAATCCGCCCATAGTTGCGAAGGCATTGAGGTTTGTGTCATCGACAACGCGGAAAGTATAAGGAATATTTGGGCGATCGCTAGTGGGAACTAAAATTTGTCCCAATCGACTAACCAAGGCATTAGCAGCAGGATCTCGACTGATTCTGACTTCTTGCTGAATTTGGCTATCAATCTGTTGACCTAGTGAAACTTCCTCATTGTCGCCAATACTAGAAAGCTGAATGATTTGGATTGCGGATGGCAAAATGCGAAACAAATCAGATAGGTCAAGCGCATTAGCAACAAACGGATTCAGAGAAACAGCCAACAATAAAGACATCACTAAAGCGATCGCAAATTTCCAGTAATGCTGAATTCTTTTGCTAGCTGATGCGATAAATTTTTGACTAATTGAATTTGATAACTTAGCGATCGATATTTTCATATTTACAATTACCTCAAACTTTACTGAATCTTATATTTATCGGCAGACAATATGTTGACTAGATCCCCACTTAAAAACTGAAGATACAGAGATTGAGATCCCTGACTTTTTGTTTAACTTTATCCATTGAATATTATTTGACGCGAAAATCACGGAAAAAGTTGCAAATTAAATTAAAACCAATATTGTTGAGGCGGGCTTGAGCCGCCTCAACAATATTGGTTTTTGATCTCTTACATTAGACAGATATATTTTTGGTAATTTCTACTATAATTAAATATAATAAATGAATAACTTTCACTATTACTCACCCTCTTTATTTCCGTGAGGCAAACTGTGTTTCTCACTGCTCCTAAAACTGAACAGCTTGACCGCCAAGTTTCGCAAAACTCCATTCCCAGAGACCTATTCAAGGCGATCGCTGATCTTAAGAAAGACCTAAACGCCGTAATTTTGGCACATTATTACCAAGATCCCGATCTTCAAGATATCGCAGACTATATCGGTGACTCCCTCGGTTTATCACAAGCCGCTGTCAATTGCCAAGCAGATGTGATCGTCTTTCTGGGCGTACATTTCATGGCAGAGACTGCCAAAATTCTAAACCCTAATAAATTAGTGTTACTTCCCGATTTAGATGCAGGTTGCTCTCTAGCGGATAGTTGCCCACCCGATCGCTTTGCTAAGTTTAAAGCTGAACATCCCGATCATATGGTGATTTCCTACATAAATTGCTCCGCCGATATCAAAGCCCTGAGCGATATTATTTGCACCAGTGCCAATGCTGTAGCGATCGTCAATCAAATTCCCAAAGATCAGCCGATTATCTTTGCCCCCGATCGCAACCTTGGACGCTATGTAATGGAACAAGCAGGACGAGAGATGTTGCTATGGGATGGGGCTTGCATCGTCCATGAAATTTTTTCTGAACGCAAATTAGTACAACTTAAGCTCAGTCATCCCGAAGCAGATATCATTGCGCATCCTGAATGTGAAGCCAATGTATTGCGCCATGCTGATTTCATTGGTTCGACTACGGGCTTATTAAAATATGTGCAGAACAGCGATCGCCAAGAATTTATCGTGGTTACTGAGTCTGGCGTAATCCATCAGATGCAAAAGGCAGCACCCTCTAAAAAATTCATTCCTGCTCCCCCAGACAGTAATTGTGCATGTAATGAATGTCCTTATATGCGCCTGAATACTCTAGAGAAGGTCTATCTCGCCATGAAAAACAGTTCTCCTGAAATAATTCTCGATGAATCTATTCGTCAAGCCGCACTTAAGCCAATGCAACGGATGCTAGAAATGTCATAAAAGAGGAGCGGTGCTCTGCGCCGCTCCTCTTTTTATTGACTAATGATATGTAGAACACAGATGGTGAATCTTTTGCTGTTAGCTAAGAAGAGCAACCATGAGAGGATTTCCCCAGCCTGAATAATTAATGTTCTGAAGCAACTGTGCTTCAGCGCCAGATCGAAACCTCAACTATCGCAGAACTCTATCTGCGGAAGGTGATTTATTGATACAGCCCAAGGTTTTCTTTAATCGCGAACTGTTTATATTGTTGATGATTGATCATTAAGTCATCTAATAGTTGTTGAACTAAATTCCAATCAGCAAATCCATGTTTCGTTTCAGCGATAATCTGTTGGCGGAGAATTCTAATTCGTTCAAGATTAACTTGTGTCATATTCTCATCTCATTTGTCTCTGCAATTTCAAATTTACAGCTACAGATACCTAATGTTTGGTATCGCCGATATCAAAAAACAAGATAAGTCTGGAAATCATGATATAAAAACTAAAAAAGTTAGAGCTTTGCGCTGACTTTTTTAGTTTTTTTGCAAAACTAATATTCCCATCATGCCATTGGCGATCGCATAGTGAGTTGCCTGAGCAAATCCAGCAGCTCTGGCAAGTTTTACCTGTTCTGCCCCAATCGGAAATCTTGCCAGACTTGGTGCAATATAGGCATACTCCTCAGTCATCGCAAACCGATCAGCTAGTGGCACAACCACACGATCCAAATAAAAATCTTGAAAAGACTGCATCAAGTGATCGCTAGGACGATGGAAATCTAAAATTGCAGCAGTTGCACCATTTTTCAAAACACGATGTAATTCGGTTAAGCATTGAGGAATATTTGCGACATTTCGTAAACCATAGGCTA is a window of Pseudanabaena sp. BC1403 DNA encoding:
- a CDS encoding M48 family metallopeptidase; translation: MKISIAKLSNSISQKFIASASKRIQHYWKFAIALVMSLLLAVSLNPFVANALDLSDLFRILPSAIQIIQLSSIGDNEEVSLGQQIDSQIQQEVRISRDPAANALVSRLGQILVPTSDRPNIPYTFRVVDDTNLNAFATMGGFVYINTGTIAAADNVAQLASVIGHEMGHISGRHSLEQMKQMAIAQGIATIAGVADDRLVGIGVDLALRLPNSREAEFDADRRGLLNITKSGFAARAMPAFMQKLTSSRGGGAPSFLSTHPATEDRISALNQSIQANNLNTSGGLNDGDYQRIWRSRFR
- the nadA gene encoding quinolinate synthase NadA produces the protein MFLTAPKTEQLDRQVSQNSIPRDLFKAIADLKKDLNAVILAHYYQDPDLQDIADYIGDSLGLSQAAVNCQADVIVFLGVHFMAETAKILNPNKLVLLPDLDAGCSLADSCPPDRFAKFKAEHPDHMVISYINCSADIKALSDIICTSANAVAIVNQIPKDQPIIFAPDRNLGRYVMEQAGREMLLWDGACIVHEIFSERKLVQLKLSHPEADIIAHPECEANVLRHADFIGSTTGLLKYVQNSDRQEFIVVTESGVIHQMQKAAPSKKFIPAPPDSNCACNECPYMRLNTLEKVYLAMKNSSPEIILDESIRQAALKPMQRMLEMS